One window of Streptomyces sp. FIT100 genomic DNA carries:
- the cobN gene encoding cobaltochelatase subunit CobN, protein MTHATILLLSTSDTDLLSARAARGPVQYRFANPSRLPLDELPGLLDGTDLVVVRLLGGIRAWQEGIDALLAQERPVVVLTGEQAPDAQLMEASTVPIGIAAEAHAYLAHGGPGNLEQLARFLSDTVLLTGHGFEPPAPAPTWGPLERTPEATTGPVIAVLYYRAHHMSGNTAFVGALCDAIEEAGGRARPLYVASLRAPEPELLDRLRDADAVVTTVLAAGGTRPAEAQAGGDDESWDAGALAGLDVPVLQALCLTGSRSAWEESDEGLSPLDAASQVAVPEFDGRLITVPFSFKEIDEDGLPAYVADPERAARVAGIAVRHARLRHIPNAEKRIALVLSAYPTKHSRIGNAVGLDTPASAVALLRRLLAEGYDFGAEEVPGLVSGDGDELIHALIEAGGHDQDWLTEEQLARNPVRVPAADYRRWYATLPAALREHVEEHWGPAPGEMFLDRSRTAEGDPDGDIVLAALRRGNLLIVIQPPRGFGENPIAIYHDPDLPPSHHYLAAYRWIAARQDDGGFGADAMIHLGKHGNLEWLPGKNAGLSAACAPDAALGDLPLVYPFLVNDPGEGTQAKRRVHATLIDHLVPPMARADSYGDIARLEQLLDEYAQISSMDPAKLPAIRAQIWTLIQAARLDHDLGMDDRPDDDGFDDFLLHVDGWLCEVKDAQIRDGLHVLGGAPAGPERVNLVLSILRARQIWGGTTALPGLREALGLDESAASRTTADEAEAAARALVEAMEEADWNPAAVASVAEGHGRAVADILGFAAREVVPRLAATTDELDHAVHALNGGFVPAGPSGSPLRGLVNVLPTGRNFYSVDPKAVPSRLAWETGQALADSLLTRYRTDNGDWPTSVGLSLWGTSAMRTAGDDVAEALALLGVRPVWDDASRRVTGLEPVPAAELGRPRIDVTLRISGFFRDAFPHVIGLLDDAVRLAASLDEPADANFVRAHAQADLAVHGDERRATTRIFGSRPGTYGAGLLQLIDSRDWRTDADLAEVYTVWGGYAYGRGLEGRAARDEMETAYRRIAVAAKNTDTREHDIADSDDYFQYHGGMVAAVRALRGTAPAAYIGDSTRPETVRTRTLVEETSRVFRARVVNPKWIEAMRRHGYKGAFELAATVDYLFGYDATTGVIADWMYDKLTETYVLDPENREFLRQANPWALHGIAERLLEAESRGMWAKPDPAVLEALRQVFLETEGSLEDGGA, encoded by the coding sequence ATGACGCACGCGACGATCCTGCTGCTGTCGACCTCCGACACCGACCTGCTCAGCGCCCGTGCCGCGCGGGGGCCGGTCCAGTACCGCTTCGCGAACCCTTCCCGCCTCCCGCTCGACGAGCTCCCGGGCCTGCTCGACGGCACCGACCTCGTCGTCGTCCGCCTCCTCGGCGGCATTCGCGCCTGGCAGGAGGGGATCGACGCGCTGCTCGCCCAGGAGCGGCCCGTCGTCGTGCTCACCGGCGAACAGGCCCCGGACGCCCAGCTGATGGAGGCGTCCACCGTCCCGATCGGCATCGCGGCCGAGGCACACGCCTACCTCGCCCACGGCGGCCCGGGCAATCTGGAGCAGCTCGCCCGGTTCCTCTCGGACACGGTCCTGCTGACGGGCCACGGCTTCGAGCCCCCGGCCCCTGCCCCCACCTGGGGCCCGCTGGAGCGCACCCCCGAGGCCACCACCGGCCCCGTCATCGCCGTGCTCTACTACCGCGCCCACCACATGAGCGGCAACACCGCCTTCGTCGGCGCCCTGTGCGACGCCATCGAGGAGGCCGGTGGCCGGGCCAGGCCGCTGTACGTGGCGTCCCTGCGCGCCCCCGAGCCCGAGCTCCTCGACCGGCTCCGCGACGCCGACGCCGTCGTCACCACCGTGCTCGCCGCGGGCGGCACCAGGCCCGCCGAGGCGCAGGCCGGCGGCGACGACGAGTCCTGGGACGCGGGCGCGCTCGCCGGGCTCGACGTGCCCGTGCTCCAGGCGCTGTGTCTGACGGGGTCGCGCAGCGCCTGGGAGGAGAGCGACGAGGGTCTGTCCCCGCTGGACGCCGCCAGCCAGGTCGCCGTACCCGAGTTCGACGGGCGCCTGATCACGGTCCCGTTCTCCTTCAAGGAGATCGACGAGGACGGCCTCCCGGCGTACGTCGCCGACCCCGAGCGCGCCGCCCGGGTCGCCGGGATCGCCGTACGCCACGCCCGGCTGCGGCACATCCCGAACGCGGAGAAGCGGATCGCGCTCGTCCTGTCCGCGTACCCGACGAAGCACTCCCGCATCGGCAACGCGGTCGGCCTCGACACCCCCGCGTCCGCCGTCGCGCTGCTGCGCCGACTCCTCGCCGAGGGCTACGACTTCGGTGCCGAGGAGGTCCCCGGCCTGGTCTCCGGCGACGGCGACGAGCTGATCCACGCGCTCATCGAGGCCGGCGGCCACGACCAGGACTGGCTCACCGAGGAGCAGCTCGCCCGCAACCCCGTCCGGGTCCCGGCCGCCGACTACAGGCGCTGGTACGCGACCCTGCCCGCCGCGTTGCGCGAGCACGTCGAGGAGCACTGGGGCCCCGCGCCCGGCGAGATGTTCCTGGACCGCTCCCGTACCGCCGAAGGCGACCCGGACGGCGACATCGTCCTGGCGGCCCTGCGGCGCGGCAACCTGCTGATCGTGATCCAGCCGCCGCGCGGCTTCGGCGAGAACCCGATCGCGATCTACCACGACCCGGACCTGCCGCCCTCGCACCACTACCTGGCCGCCTACCGCTGGATCGCGGCCCGGCAGGACGACGGGGGCTTCGGCGCCGACGCGATGATCCACCTCGGCAAGCACGGCAACCTGGAGTGGCTGCCCGGCAAGAACGCGGGCCTGTCCGCCGCCTGCGCCCCCGACGCCGCCCTCGGTGATCTGCCGCTGGTCTACCCGTTCCTGGTCAACGACCCCGGCGAGGGCACCCAGGCCAAGCGCCGGGTGCACGCCACGCTCATCGACCACCTCGTCCCGCCGATGGCCCGCGCCGACTCCTACGGCGACATCGCGCGCCTGGAGCAACTGCTCGACGAGTACGCGCAGATCTCCTCCATGGACCCGGCGAAGCTCCCCGCCATCCGCGCCCAGATCTGGACCCTGATCCAGGCGGCGAGGCTCGACCACGACCTCGGCATGGACGACCGCCCCGACGACGACGGCTTCGACGACTTCCTGCTCCACGTCGACGGCTGGCTGTGCGAGGTCAAGGACGCCCAGATCCGCGACGGTCTGCATGTGCTGGGCGGCGCCCCGGCCGGCCCCGAGCGGGTCAACCTGGTCCTCTCCATCCTCAGGGCCCGCCAGATCTGGGGCGGTACGACGGCCCTGCCCGGACTGCGCGAAGCGCTCGGCCTCGACGAGTCCGCCGCGAGCCGGACCACCGCCGACGAGGCGGAGGCCGCCGCCCGCGCACTGGTCGAGGCGATGGAGGAGGCGGACTGGAACCCGGCCGCCGTCGCCTCCGTGGCCGAGGGGCACGGACGGGCCGTCGCCGACATCCTCGGCTTCGCCGCCCGCGAGGTCGTCCCGCGCCTGGCCGCCACCACCGACGAACTCGACCACGCCGTCCACGCGCTGAACGGCGGCTTCGTCCCCGCCGGCCCGTCCGGCTCGCCGCTGCGCGGGCTCGTCAACGTCCTGCCGACCGGCCGCAACTTCTACTCCGTCGACCCCAAGGCCGTGCCGTCGCGCCTCGCCTGGGAGACCGGCCAGGCCCTCGCCGACTCGCTGCTCACGCGGTACCGCACCGACAACGGCGACTGGCCGACCTCCGTCGGCCTCTCCCTGTGGGGCACCAGCGCGATGCGCACCGCCGGCGACGACGTCGCCGAGGCGCTCGCGCTGCTGGGCGTGCGCCCGGTCTGGGACGACGCCTCGCGCCGCGTCACCGGTCTGGAGCCGGTCCCTGCCGCCGAGCTGGGCCGTCCGCGCATCGATGTCACGCTCCGCATCTCCGGCTTCTTCCGGGACGCCTTCCCGCATGTCATCGGCCTGCTCGACGACGCCGTACGGCTCGCGGCCTCGCTCGACGAGCCCGCCGACGCCAACTTCGTACGGGCGCACGCCCAGGCCGATCTCGCCGTCCACGGCGACGAACGCCGCGCCACGACCCGTATCTTCGGCTCCCGGCCGGGCACGTACGGCGCGGGACTGCTCCAGCTGATCGACTCCCGCGACTGGCGCACCGACGCCGATCTCGCCGAGGTGTACACGGTCTGGGGCGGTTACGCGTACGGCCGCGGACTCGAAGGCCGCGCGGCGCGCGACGAGATGGAGACGGCGTACCGGCGGATCGCGGTCGCGGCGAAGAACACGGACACGCGCGAGCACGACATCGCCGACTCCGACGACTACTTCCAGTACCACGGCGGCATGGTCGCCGCGGTCCGCGCCCTGCGCGGCACGGCCCCCGCCGCGTACATCGGCGACTCGACCCGGCCGGAGACGGTCAGGACGCGCACGCTCGTGGAGGAGACCTCGCGGGTCTTCCGCGCCCGGGTGGTCAATCCGAAGTGGATCGAGGCGATGCGGCGCCACGGGTACAAGGGGGCGTTCGAACTCGCCGCGACGGTGGACTACTTGTTCGGCTACGACGCGACGACCGGCGTCATCGCCGACTGGATGTACGACAAGCTCACGGAGACATACGTCCTGGACCCGGAGAACCGCGAGTTCCTCCGGCAGGCCAACCCCTGGGCGCTGCACGGCATCGCCGAGCGGCTCCTGGAGGCGGAGTCCCGCGGGATGTGGGCCAAGCCGGACCCCGCGGTCCTCGAAGCCCTCCGCCAGGTCTTCCTGGAGACGGAGGGCAGTCTGGAGGACGGCGGCGCGTAG
- a CDS encoding MFS transporter — MTALDRQDKPVTAVRAVTAGRLRYWILAMLFIVTTINYADRATLSIAGDSMQKDLGISSGELGVLFSAFSWSYLIAQIPGGWLLDRYGSKKVYGAAIFLWSVFTMLQGAIGFFAGAAVALLFVLRFLVGLAEAPSFPGNSRIVAAWFPTKERGFAAALFNSAQYFATVAFAPLMGWLVVSMGWEHVFTVVGGVGVALALIWTRVIHPPRSHPRMTKGELDHIGAGGALIDMDAPADAAEARKQEAAAAGKENLRHVRALLGNRTMLGVFVGQYFINTITWFFLTWFPVYLVQERGMTILEAGFVASLPALCGFAGGVLGGFLSDLLARRGVSLTAARKIPIVTGLLLSTSIMICNYVTADWLVVLIMSLSFFGKGLGALGWAVMADVSPKQIAGLAGGVFNTFGAVAGIVTPLVIGYILDATGSFDLALAFVSVCAALAVVSYVVIVRDIERLDLAELESARA; from the coding sequence ATGACAGCTCTCGACCGGCAGGACAAGCCGGTTACCGCCGTCCGCGCCGTCACAGCAGGCCGCCTCAGGTACTGGATCCTGGCCATGCTGTTCATCGTCACCACGATCAACTACGCCGACCGGGCCACGCTCTCGATCGCCGGTGACTCGATGCAGAAGGACCTCGGCATCAGCTCGGGCGAGCTGGGCGTCCTCTTCTCCGCCTTCTCCTGGTCGTACCTCATCGCCCAGATCCCCGGCGGCTGGCTGCTCGACCGCTACGGGTCGAAGAAGGTCTACGGCGCGGCGATCTTCCTCTGGTCGGTCTTCACCATGCTCCAGGGCGCCATCGGCTTCTTCGCCGGTGCGGCCGTGGCGCTGCTGTTCGTCCTGCGCTTCCTCGTCGGCCTGGCCGAGGCGCCGTCCTTCCCCGGCAACTCGCGCATCGTCGCCGCCTGGTTCCCGACCAAGGAACGCGGATTCGCCGCCGCCCTGTTCAACTCCGCCCAGTACTTCGCGACCGTGGCCTTCGCCCCGCTGATGGGCTGGCTCGTGGTCTCCATGGGCTGGGAGCACGTCTTCACCGTCGTCGGCGGAGTCGGCGTCGCCCTCGCGCTGATCTGGACCCGGGTCATCCACCCGCCGCGCAGCCACCCGCGGATGACGAAGGGCGAGCTCGACCACATCGGTGCGGGCGGCGCCCTCATCGACATGGACGCGCCCGCGGACGCCGCCGAGGCCCGCAAGCAGGAGGCCGCCGCCGCGGGCAAGGAGAACCTGCGCCACGTCAGGGCGCTGCTGGGGAACCGCACCATGCTCGGTGTGTTCGTGGGTCAGTACTTCATCAACACGATCACCTGGTTCTTCCTGACCTGGTTCCCCGTCTACCTGGTCCAGGAGCGCGGGATGACCATCCTGGAGGCGGGCTTCGTCGCCTCCCTGCCGGCGCTGTGCGGATTCGCGGGCGGCGTGCTCGGCGGGTTCCTGTCCGACCTGCTCGCGCGGCGCGGCGTCAGCCTCACCGCGGCGCGCAAGATCCCGATCGTCACCGGCCTGCTGTTGTCCACCAGCATCATGATCTGCAACTACGTCACGGCCGACTGGCTGGTCGTGCTGATCATGTCGCTGTCCTTCTTCGGCAAGGGACTCGGCGCGCTGGGCTGGGCCGTGATGGCGGACGTCTCGCCGAAGCAGATCGCGGGGCTGGCGGGCGGGGTGTTCAACACCTTCGGCGCGGTGGCGGGGATCGTGACGCCGCTGGTGATCGGCTACATCCTCGACGCGACGGGCTCCTTCGACCTGGCGCTGGCGTTCGTGAGCGTGTGCGCCGCGCTGGCGGTCGTGAGCTACGTCGTCATCGTCAGGGACATCGAGCGGCTCGACCTCGCGGAGCTGGAGTCCGCCCGCGCCTGA
- a CDS encoding LysR substrate-binding domain-containing protein, whose product MFTLTQLISFVAVAEELHFTRAAERLQMTQPPLSRQIQLLENELRVQLLDRTNRSVRLTPAGRAFLNEARRILRQAEHATLAVRQVSAGEAGAIAIGFTAASAYSTLGKLLGIARETMPGTEIVLREMVTRDQLEALTEGALDLGMVRPAATGPDLETRPAIREGLLAALPTGHPLAAREEALRVEDFDGQEFLMYSPVEARYFHELLISIFRAAQVSPAFIQYLSQVHSILALVNAGWGIALVPETAAQMRFAGITFRPVALPAPQPVELNLAWRKNNDNPALHALLRHL is encoded by the coding sequence TTGTTCACGCTGACGCAGCTGATCAGCTTCGTGGCCGTCGCCGAGGAGCTGCATTTCACCCGGGCCGCCGAGCGGCTCCAGATGACGCAGCCGCCGCTGAGCCGGCAGATCCAGCTGTTGGAGAACGAGCTGCGCGTGCAGTTGCTGGACCGCACCAACCGGTCCGTGCGGCTGACCCCCGCGGGGAGGGCCTTCCTCAACGAGGCGCGCCGCATCCTGCGCCAGGCCGAGCACGCCACCCTCGCCGTACGGCAGGTCTCCGCCGGTGAGGCCGGTGCGATCGCCATCGGCTTCACCGCGGCGAGCGCCTACTCCACCCTCGGCAAGCTGCTCGGCATCGCCCGCGAGACCATGCCGGGCACCGAGATCGTGCTGCGCGAGATGGTCACCCGCGACCAGCTGGAGGCCCTCACCGAAGGCGCCCTGGACCTCGGCATGGTGCGCCCGGCCGCCACCGGGCCCGACCTGGAGACCCGTCCGGCGATACGGGAGGGCCTGCTCGCGGCCCTGCCGACCGGCCATCCCCTCGCCGCCAGGGAGGAGGCGCTGCGGGTCGAGGACTTCGACGGTCAGGAGTTCCTGATGTACTCGCCCGTCGAGGCGCGCTACTTCCACGAGCTGCTGATCAGCATCTTCCGCGCCGCGCAGGTCTCGCCCGCCTTCATCCAGTACCTCAGCCAGGTCCACAGCATCCTGGCGCTGGTCAACGCGGGCTGGGGCATCGCGCTGGTCCCCGAGACCGCCGCGCAGATGCGCTTCGCGGGCATCACCTTCAGGCCCGTGGCGCTGCCCGCTCCCCAGCCCGTCGAACTGAACCTGGCGTGGCGGAAGAACAACGACAACCCCGCCCTGCACGCGCTGCTGCGCCACCTGTGA
- a CDS encoding L-talarate/galactarate dehydratase — protein MVTTTQTTANAAHTAGDATLDRISWIKLSSVTLPLATPVSDAKVLTGRQKPMTEVAFLFVELATEEGHQGIGFSYSKRAGGPGQFAHAKELAPDLIGEDPSDIGRLWTKLCWAGASVGRSGLATQAIAAFDIALWDLKARRAGLPLAKLLGAHRDSVRCYNTSGGFLHSPTEEVLENATASLASGIGGLKIKVGHPDGKQDLRRLTAVREHIGDDVPLMVDANQQWDRPTAQRMGRALEEFGLVWIEEPLDAYDAQGHAALAASLDTPVATGEMLASVAEHWELIRAGAADIIQPDAPRIGGITQFLKLAALADLHHLQLAPHYAMEIHLHLAAAYPSEPWVEHFDWLEPLFNERMHISDGRMHVPSRPGLGITLSEQARAWTRAEFEVGKRA, from the coding sequence GTGGTGACCACGACGCAGACGACCGCCAACGCCGCGCACACCGCCGGCGACGCGACGCTCGACAGGATCTCCTGGATCAAGCTCTCCTCGGTGACGCTGCCGCTGGCCACCCCGGTCAGCGACGCCAAGGTGCTGACGGGGCGCCAGAAGCCCATGACCGAAGTCGCCTTCCTCTTCGTGGAGCTCGCCACCGAAGAGGGCCACCAGGGCATCGGCTTCAGCTACTCCAAGCGCGCGGGCGGGCCCGGCCAGTTCGCCCACGCCAAGGAGCTCGCCCCGGACCTCATCGGCGAGGACCCCAGCGACATCGGCCGGCTGTGGACCAAGCTCTGCTGGGCCGGCGCCTCGGTGGGCCGCAGCGGTCTCGCCACCCAGGCCATCGCCGCGTTCGACATCGCCCTGTGGGACCTCAAGGCCAGGCGCGCCGGTCTGCCGCTGGCCAAACTCCTCGGCGCCCACCGCGACTCCGTCCGCTGCTACAACACCTCCGGCGGCTTCCTGCACTCGCCCACCGAGGAGGTGCTGGAGAACGCCACCGCCTCGCTCGCCAGCGGCATCGGCGGTCTGAAGATCAAGGTCGGCCACCCCGACGGCAAGCAGGACCTGCGCCGGCTGACCGCCGTGCGCGAGCACATCGGCGACGACGTGCCGCTCATGGTCGACGCCAACCAGCAGTGGGACCGCCCCACCGCCCAGCGCATGGGCCGGGCACTGGAGGAGTTCGGCCTCGTCTGGATCGAGGAGCCGCTCGACGCGTACGACGCCCAGGGCCACGCCGCCCTCGCCGCCTCCCTCGACACCCCGGTCGCCACCGGCGAGATGCTCGCCAGCGTCGCCGAGCACTGGGAGCTGATCCGCGCCGGCGCCGCGGACATCATCCAGCCCGACGCCCCCCGCATCGGCGGCATCACCCAGTTCCTCAAGCTGGCCGCGCTCGCCGACCTCCACCACCTCCAGCTCGCTCCGCACTACGCCATGGAGATCCACCTCCATCTGGCCGCCGCGTACCCGAGCGAGCCGTGGGTGGAGCACTTCGACTGGCTGGAGCCGCTCTTCAACGAGCGGATGCACATCAGCGACGGCCGGATGCACGTCCCCTCCCGCCCCGGCCTGGGCATCACTCTCAGCGAGCAGGCCCGCGCCTGGACCCGGGCCGAGTTCGAGGTCGGCAAGCGCGCCTGA